The following are from one region of the Vibrio parahaemolyticus genome:
- a CDS encoding LysE family translocator yields MEFVTLALLGVLIVISPGADFVLVLRNSLNQGREAGVYSAIGISIAISIHIAYSMLGISYLISQNEWLFNLVRYLGAAYLVYLGIKGIFSSQPAPNSETIQQSEYSMWRFFMQGFLCNLLNPKTMLFFLSIFSQVISPDSSQQHIALFYGIYMIALHGIWFSIVAVLFTSPQLQAFLLKIKHRLNQACGAGLVIFGAMLGLKA; encoded by the coding sequence ATGGAATTTGTAACTCTTGCGCTATTGGGCGTGCTTATTGTTATTAGCCCTGGCGCAGACTTTGTTTTGGTATTAAGAAACAGTTTAAATCAAGGACGAGAAGCTGGCGTATACAGTGCGATTGGTATCAGCATAGCGATAAGCATCCACATCGCTTACTCCATGCTGGGGATAAGTTACTTAATTTCACAAAATGAATGGTTGTTTAATCTCGTGCGCTATCTTGGGGCTGCTTATCTTGTCTACCTTGGGATTAAAGGAATATTCTCCTCGCAGCCTGCGCCAAACTCAGAAACCATTCAACAGAGCGAGTATTCAATGTGGCGATTTTTCATGCAGGGATTTCTGTGTAATTTACTCAATCCTAAGACGATGCTGTTTTTTCTGAGTATTTTTAGCCAAGTGATTTCTCCCGATTCTAGTCAGCAACATATCGCCTTATTTTACGGGATTTATATGATTGCGCTGCACGGCATTTGGTTTTCTATCGTTGCAGTTTTATTCACGTCCCCCCAATTACAAGCCTTCTTGTTGAAGATTAAGCATCGACTCAATCAAGCATGTGGGGCGGGTTTGGTCATTTTCGGCGCGATGCTGGGCTTAAAGGCTTAA
- a CDS encoding rhodanese-like domain-containing protein — MKKAISLFLATLSLGLLAPNVAASERAEQGWQLIEQGAMIVDVRTPQEFSEGHLDNAVNFPLSELDKHFKDVKKDQLIVLYCRSGNRSGQAYQYLQSQGFTNLHNAGGLEELQNAQ, encoded by the coding sequence ATGAAAAAGGCAATTTCTCTGTTTCTTGCAACGCTGAGCTTAGGGTTGCTCGCTCCTAACGTAGCGGCTTCTGAACGCGCGGAACAAGGATGGCAACTGATAGAGCAAGGCGCAATGATCGTCGATGTGCGCACTCCGCAAGAGTTCTCTGAGGGGCATTTAGACAATGCGGTGAATTTCCCTCTATCTGAGCTTGATAAACATTTTAAAGACGTCAAAAAAGATCAATTGATTGTGCTGTATTGTCGCAGTGGTAACCGCTCGGGCCAAGCCTATCAATATTTGCAATCGCAAGGGTTCACAAATCTGCACAATGCAGGCGGCCTGGAAGAGTTGCAAAACGCCCAATAA
- a CDS encoding GFA family protein — translation MEVLKGSCLCGKVKLEVADEFKYMGNCHCSECRKFTGSDYSSAGGIALDKLLVIQGKEDIQTYQKSENTELCFCRHCGSSLYSKKNNGIVNIRLGVLDDAPPHKPSFHIFVASKAPWLEITDNLTQFEAGPKL, via the coding sequence ATGGAAGTACTCAAAGGCTCATGTCTGTGTGGCAAGGTAAAACTCGAAGTGGCGGATGAATTCAAATACATGGGCAATTGCCATTGCTCTGAATGTCGAAAATTTACTGGCTCTGACTATTCATCGGCGGGCGGCATTGCTCTGGATAAGTTGCTTGTTATCCAAGGGAAAGAGGATATTCAAACTTATCAGAAAAGTGAAAATACCGAGCTATGTTTTTGTCGCCATTGCGGCTCAAGTTTGTATTCGAAAAAGAATAACGGAATCGTCAATATTCGCTTAGGTGTATTGGATGATGCCCCACCTCACAAACCAAGCTTTCATATTTTCGTGGCGTCAAAAGCGCCGTGGTTAGAAATAACCGACAACCTAACCCAGTTTGAGGCAGGGCCAAAACTTTAG
- the fni gene encoding type 2 isopentenyl-diphosphate Delta-isomerase produces MAPQTNRKDLHLDAVLHHDMSMKKKTAGFESVEFEHCALPECDFNTIDLSTEFLGHRLALPFLISSMTGGARDAETINCRLAEAASELGIAMGVGSQRISLEESQHSGLGKTIRELAKGVPLYSNLGAAQLRDKGKLDNAQRAVEAIQADALFVHVNPMQEAFQKNGDHNWIGVLHAIEQLKPRVNVPIIIKEVGFGISGDVAQRLVDAGVDAIDVAGAGGTSWSAVEGYCQDNPHMQRAAELFRDWGIPTATCLAQIRAQHPKLPLIASGGIHNGLEAAKAIHLGANLVGQAGAVLKAATISTQLVVDHFEQMALELRLACFGTGSAKVNALTKARRL; encoded by the coding sequence ATGGCTCCGCAAACTAACCGAAAAGACTTACATTTAGACGCTGTTTTACATCATGACATGAGCATGAAAAAGAAAACGGCGGGTTTTGAGTCTGTCGAGTTTGAACATTGTGCGCTGCCAGAATGTGACTTCAACACTATCGATTTATCGACTGAGTTTCTTGGCCATCGATTGGCGCTGCCGTTTTTGATCAGCTCCATGACGGGGGGAGCGAGAGACGCCGAAACGATCAACTGCCGCTTAGCTGAAGCCGCAAGCGAGTTAGGTATCGCGATGGGTGTGGGCTCTCAGCGGATCAGCTTAGAAGAAAGCCAGCACTCTGGCTTGGGTAAAACCATCCGTGAACTCGCGAAAGGTGTGCCGCTGTACTCAAACTTAGGAGCTGCTCAACTGCGTGACAAAGGTAAGTTGGATAACGCGCAACGTGCGGTTGAGGCGATTCAAGCAGATGCCTTGTTTGTGCACGTTAATCCGATGCAAGAAGCGTTTCAGAAAAACGGCGATCACAATTGGATTGGTGTATTGCACGCTATTGAGCAACTAAAGCCGCGCGTTAACGTTCCTATCATCATCAAAGAAGTGGGCTTTGGTATTAGCGGTGACGTGGCGCAGCGACTGGTTGATGCTGGCGTGGACGCGATTGACGTCGCGGGCGCTGGTGGCACAAGTTGGAGTGCGGTTGAAGGGTATTGCCAAGACAACCCTCACATGCAGCGCGCAGCCGAGCTTTTTCGTGATTGGGGTATCCCGACGGCAACGTGCTTGGCTCAAATACGTGCGCAGCATCCTAAATTGCCTTTGATCGCCTCTGGTGGTATCCACAATGGACTTGAGGCGGCGAAAGCCATTCATTTAGGCGCGAACCTCGTAGGTCAAGCTGGTGCAGTATTGAAAGCTGCGACCATCAGCACGCAGTTGGTGGTCGATCATTTTGAACAAATGGCGTTAGAGCTGCGTTTGGCCTGCTTTGGCACTGGATCGGCGAAGGTGAACGCGTTAACTAAAGCACGTCGTCTGTAA
- a CDS encoding LysR family transcriptional regulator: MRHLKSFYVFHVAASSSSYTEAAEKLNITHGAVSKQIKQLEQYLSQPLFLKEGRKAVLTAEGELLKTYTKTAFQTLETGVNTLIQEKHQHLEVSCEPTLTMRWLMPRLAAFNDEHRADVRLSTAGGPVTLGSTGLSMAIRRDDFAQQHDYNKTILVEEWVGPVFSPEYWQSIQDDLDAVRLLNSQTRPHAWADWQQSTRCETFNGNTQQSFAHFYFCIQAAVDGLGAAMGSYPFVMDDIKRGNLVAPFGFVLSGCNYVLLSQDKKRTELEHKFITWLQTQMVECVPLPSQQNTQGE, from the coding sequence ATGCGTCACCTAAAATCTTTCTATGTCTTCCACGTTGCGGCGAGCTCTTCAAGCTACACTGAAGCGGCTGAAAAACTGAACATCACCCACGGAGCCGTGAGTAAGCAGATAAAGCAACTTGAGCAATATCTGTCGCAACCTTTGTTTTTGAAAGAGGGCAGGAAAGCCGTGTTGACGGCAGAAGGTGAATTACTCAAGACATACACAAAAACGGCATTCCAAACGCTAGAAACAGGCGTGAATACACTCATTCAAGAAAAGCATCAGCATCTTGAAGTGTCTTGTGAACCGACATTAACCATGCGTTGGTTGATGCCAAGGCTTGCTGCGTTTAATGATGAACACCGTGCTGATGTTCGTTTGTCGACGGCTGGAGGCCCGGTAACATTAGGATCGACAGGGCTTTCGATGGCGATTCGTCGAGACGATTTTGCTCAGCAGCACGATTACAACAAAACCATTCTTGTTGAAGAGTGGGTGGGGCCAGTATTTTCTCCTGAGTATTGGCAATCCATTCAAGACGATTTGGATGCAGTTCGATTGTTGAATAGCCAAACTAGACCGCATGCTTGGGCGGATTGGCAGCAATCAACACGTTGTGAAACCTTCAACGGCAACACTCAGCAATCATTTGCGCATTTTTATTTTTGCATACAAGCCGCGGTGGATGGCTTAGGCGCGGCGATGGGATCGTATCCTTTTGTTATGGACGATATTAAGCGCGGTAATTTGGTCGCGCCATTTGGTTTTGTGCTATCAGGTTGCAATTATGTTTTATTGAGCCAAGATAAAAAGCGTACAGAACTCGAACATAAATTCATCACGTGGTTACAAACGCAAATGGTAGAGTGTGTACCACTACCATCGCAGCAAAATACGCAAGGCGAATAG
- a CDS encoding co-chaperone GroES yields MKIRPLNDKLIVERQEVENKSEGGIVLTSQSVKKSNRGKVIAVGLGKRLENGERAAMEVKVGDQIIFNDGYGVKTEKIDGAEYLILSESDVLAIVE; encoded by the coding sequence ATGAAAATTCGTCCTTTAAATGACAAGCTAATTGTTGAAAGACAAGAGGTGGAAAATAAATCTGAAGGGGGAATCGTTTTAACTTCTCAGTCGGTTAAAAAATCAAACCGCGGGAAAGTCATTGCTGTTGGTTTAGGTAAACGCCTTGAAAATGGCGAACGCGCTGCGATGGAAGTCAAAGTGGGCGACCAAATCATTTTCAATGACGGTTACGGCGTGAAAACCGAGAAAATTGACGGCGCAGAATACTTGATTCTGTCCGAATCTGATGTGTTAGCAATCGTTGAGTAA
- the groL gene encoding chaperonin GroEL (60 kDa chaperone family; promotes refolding of misfolded polypeptides especially under stressful conditions; forms two stacked rings of heptamers to form a barrel-shaped 14mer; ends can be capped by GroES; misfolded proteins enter the barrel where they are refolded when GroES binds), with protein MAAKDVLFANDARQKMLKGVNLLADAVKVTLGPKGRNVVLDKSYGAPTITKDGVSVAKEIELKDKFENMGAQMVKQVASKANDEAGDGTTTATVLAQSFINEGLKAVASGMNPMDLKRGIDKATEAAVEKLREMSKPCSDKESITQVGSISANSDRAIGEIIAEAMEKVGRNGVITVEEGQGLDNELSVVEGMQFDRGYLSPYFITNQENGSVELDNPYILLVDKKVSSIRELLPVLEEVAKSSRSLLIIAEDIEGEALATLVVNNMRGIVRATAVKAPGFGDNRKAMMEDIAVLTAGTVISEEIGLELEKATLEQLGSAKKVTITKDTTTIVGGAAEASAIADRVASIEKQIETTTSQYDKDKLQQRVAKLSGGVAVIKIGAATEVEMKEKKDRVDDALHATRAAVEEGIVAGGGVALTKIAKELADLKGDNDDQNVGIRVALRAMEEPLRQIATNAGDEASVVANAVKAGDADYGYNAATGEYGNMIEMGILDPAKVTRSALQFAASVAGLMITTEAMITNHVEDKELDI; from the coding sequence ATGGCTGCAAAAGACGTATTATTTGCTAATGACGCACGTCAAAAAATGCTGAAAGGTGTGAACTTACTGGCGGACGCAGTAAAAGTGACACTAGGCCCTAAAGGCCGCAACGTTGTGCTTGATAAATCTTACGGCGCGCCAACGATCACTAAAGATGGCGTGTCTGTAGCGAAAGAAATCGAACTGAAAGACAAGTTCGAAAACATGGGCGCACAAATGGTGAAACAAGTGGCGTCCAAAGCGAATGATGAAGCGGGTGACGGTACAACGACGGCTACCGTACTGGCGCAATCTTTCATCAATGAAGGTCTTAAAGCGGTAGCCTCTGGCATGAACCCAATGGACCTAAAACGTGGTATCGACAAAGCCACTGAAGCGGCGGTTGAGAAACTACGTGAAATGTCTAAGCCATGCAGCGACAAAGAATCCATCACCCAAGTGGGTAGCATTTCTGCAAACAGCGATCGCGCGATCGGTGAAATCATTGCAGAAGCGATGGAAAAAGTGGGTCGCAATGGCGTGATTACGGTGGAAGAAGGCCAAGGTCTAGACAACGAATTGTCTGTGGTTGAAGGTATGCAATTCGACCGCGGTTACTTGTCACCATACTTCATCACTAACCAAGAAAATGGCAGCGTAGAGCTAGACAACCCTTACATCCTATTGGTGGACAAAAAAGTCAGCAGCATCCGCGAGCTATTGCCAGTGCTAGAAGAAGTGGCAAAATCTTCTCGCTCGCTATTGATCATTGCTGAAGACATCGAAGGTGAAGCGCTAGCGACATTGGTTGTGAACAACATGCGTGGCATCGTGCGTGCGACGGCGGTGAAAGCACCTGGTTTTGGTGACAACCGTAAAGCGATGATGGAAGACATTGCGGTACTAACCGCAGGTACGGTCATCTCTGAAGAAATCGGCCTAGAGCTTGAAAAAGCAACGCTAGAGCAACTAGGTAGCGCGAAGAAAGTGACCATCACCAAAGACACAACAACCATCGTGGGTGGCGCAGCAGAAGCAAGCGCGATTGCTGATCGTGTGGCTTCGATTGAAAAACAAATCGAAACAACCACCTCTCAATACGATAAAGACAAGCTTCAACAACGTGTTGCGAAGCTTTCTGGCGGCGTAGCGGTGATCAAGATCGGCGCTGCAACCGAAGTTGAGATGAAAGAGAAGAAAGACCGCGTGGATGATGCGCTACACGCTACTCGCGCAGCGGTTGAAGAAGGTATTGTTGCTGGTGGTGGTGTTGCTCTAACTAAGATCGCGAAAGAATTGGCGGATCTAAAAGGCGACAACGATGACCAAAACGTGGGCATCCGAGTTGCGCTACGTGCAATGGAAGAGCCTCTTCGTCAAATCGCAACCAACGCAGGTGACGAAGCTTCAGTTGTGGCGAATGCTGTCAAAGCGGGTGATGCCGATTACGGTTACAACGCTGCGACAGGTGAATACGGCAACATGATCGAAATGGGTATCTTGGACCCTGCGAAAGTAACACGCTCAGCGCTTCAATTCGCAGCGTCTGTTGCTGGCTTGATGATCACCACTGAAGCGATGATCACCAACCACGTTGAAGACAAAGAACTTGATATCTAA
- a CDS encoding leukocidin family pore-forming toxin, whose amino-acid sequence MNKKILLPLMLGISATAAASDNKVVESVLIDNIALEGYVKKSYEVVMQSEPELFPYEFRGSRVQMKLLVELFHNSKNDKKAARVITLGNGYVPGKPGVKHTFDAAIVDRFTQNYPVAFDYSIYQAGGTPVFSEDYSPQNEANDVSVSTTTVAPSIGLTATATPGSAPSFSGSLTTDLGVAYTSRYSSKDYVTAAKPKASMERGMGVKWTTSLSQIYTNDYQYYGKWAGVYHYTGCSNENLLPEENLPRLIYGFKPKFQYVFTPEFERGEEPKTEMIARAGMKEVDEGFSRNACNWYDQGTTSHYTEAQIRFTIDWDKLTVITQ is encoded by the coding sequence ATGAATAAGAAAATACTGCTTCCCCTAATGTTAGGGATTTCCGCTACTGCTGCTGCTTCTGATAACAAGGTTGTAGAAAGTGTCTTGATTGATAACATCGCGCTAGAAGGTTACGTGAAGAAAAGTTATGAAGTCGTGATGCAAAGCGAGCCTGAGCTTTTCCCGTACGAGTTTCGTGGTAGCCGTGTGCAGATGAAGTTACTGGTTGAGTTATTCCATAACTCAAAGAACGATAAAAAAGCGGCTCGCGTGATCACTCTAGGGAATGGTTATGTACCAGGTAAGCCGGGTGTAAAACACACTTTTGATGCAGCGATTGTTGACCGTTTTACTCAAAACTACCCAGTTGCGTTCGATTACAGCATCTATCAAGCTGGTGGCACGCCTGTATTTAGTGAGGATTACTCACCGCAAAACGAAGCTAATGATGTTTCAGTATCGACAACCACGGTTGCACCGTCTATCGGCTTAACCGCGACTGCAACACCGGGCTCGGCACCAAGTTTTTCTGGCTCGTTGACGACCGATCTCGGTGTGGCTTATACCTCTCGTTACTCAAGTAAGGATTACGTCACCGCAGCCAAACCAAAGGCTTCCATGGAACGCGGTATGGGCGTTAAGTGGACCACCTCTCTTAGCCAAATTTACACCAACGACTACCAGTACTACGGTAAATGGGCGGGTGTTTACCACTACACAGGTTGTTCAAACGAAAACCTATTACCAGAAGAGAACTTGCCGCGTTTGATCTACGGTTTCAAACCGAAATTCCAGTACGTGTTCACACCAGAATTTGAGCGCGGAGAAGAGCCCAAAACGGAGATGATTGCACGAGCGGGCATGAAAGAAGTTGACGAAGGTTTCTCTCGCAATGCGTGTAACTGGTACGATCAAGGCACAACGAGCCATTACACTGAAGCGCAAATTCGCTTCACGATTGATTGGGATAAGCTCACCGTTATCACTCAATAA
- a CDS encoding LruC domain-containing protein, whose protein sequence is MRTGKLIALSGCCLSFSASALMTSDFTFESGSDSSNYSAKGKPVNTYSVAETLPQDVLSNVYSMLPEGTLVNSAFIAPERYSSIDIDEELNGAEFATAKVTFLNEGAGYRNTLGYFVFDTNNPPINKDEIAAHVIIFPNTSKAPDGEMEEGDTIDLNVQLTAGQTLAFFIIPNGWGWSGSYNNIASLGSWGTPFYSYSNLNPESTSENRRHNVAFIDTQNEFLVLGFEDIYRPDGDNDFNDLLFTVEVSPFTAIDGVNTDGSTDSKYEPLVQENNPEVTVTSVYPSSDTYATMAFEDRWPLMGDYDFNDVVWRYRVTELLNGQREIKNITFDYTLQAMGAGFSNGFAVHLPNVNPANIASTVLTRNGEPVTHQVVQSGGEAVLVVSENLRKDLEALGELDSNCTFYRTQTACVSQQTSDVLNYQLTVGLSTPVSREQVGYPPYDSFIFASKDSYHGDFTATPPGMSWQTHFKSFAGTSEMNNSFFNLHDDNSGGAESFLTNNNMPWAINIRDEWDHPIENVDISKAYPDFPTWVTSSGESETTWYQASTANKVIPATQQ, encoded by the coding sequence ATGAGAACAGGGAAACTAATCGCGCTTTCTGGCTGCTGCTTATCATTTTCAGCCAGTGCGCTTATGACCAGCGACTTTACCTTTGAATCTGGTAGTGACAGTTCAAATTATTCAGCTAAAGGTAAACCCGTTAATACCTATTCGGTCGCAGAAACCTTGCCGCAAGATGTACTTAGCAACGTTTACTCCATGTTGCCAGAGGGCACACTCGTCAACAGCGCCTTTATCGCGCCAGAACGTTATTCCAGCATTGATATCGATGAAGAGTTGAATGGCGCGGAGTTCGCAACCGCAAAAGTCACCTTTTTGAATGAAGGGGCTGGGTATCGAAATACGCTCGGTTATTTTGTTTTTGATACCAATAACCCGCCGATCAATAAAGATGAAATCGCAGCGCATGTGATCATTTTCCCTAACACATCGAAAGCGCCAGATGGCGAGATGGAAGAAGGTGACACTATCGACCTGAATGTGCAGCTCACTGCCGGTCAAACGCTTGCGTTCTTCATTATTCCGAATGGTTGGGGCTGGTCTGGCTCATACAACAACATTGCCAGCCTTGGCAGTTGGGGCACGCCATTTTATAGCTATTCCAATCTAAACCCAGAGTCGACTTCAGAAAATCGTCGTCATAACGTGGCTTTTATCGATACGCAAAACGAGTTCTTAGTGCTGGGTTTTGAAGATATTTATCGCCCTGATGGCGACAATGATTTCAATGACTTGCTGTTTACCGTCGAAGTGAGCCCATTCACCGCCATTGATGGCGTCAACACTGATGGTTCCACGGATTCGAAATACGAGCCATTGGTGCAAGAAAACAACCCAGAAGTGACGGTGACTTCGGTTTATCCAAGCTCAGACACGTACGCGACGATGGCGTTTGAAGATCGCTGGCCGCTAATGGGCGACTACGATTTCAACGATGTGGTGTGGCGTTATCGCGTTACCGAACTGCTAAATGGTCAGCGTGAAATCAAAAACATTACATTCGATTACACCTTACAGGCGATGGGAGCTGGGTTCTCCAACGGTTTTGCGGTTCATCTACCAAATGTTAACCCTGCCAATATTGCGTCGACCGTGTTGACTCGAAATGGCGAACCCGTCACTCATCAAGTGGTGCAATCTGGCGGTGAGGCGGTGCTTGTGGTCTCAGAAAACTTGCGCAAAGACTTAGAAGCATTGGGTGAGTTAGACAGCAATTGTACTTTTTATCGCACTCAAACCGCGTGTGTGAGTCAGCAAACGTCAGATGTTCTGAATTATCAACTCACCGTTGGGCTATCGACGCCTGTTTCACGTGAGCAAGTTGGCTATCCGCCTTACGATTCATTCATCTTTGCTTCGAAAGACTCGTATCACGGTGATTTTACTGCCACACCTCCGGGTATGAGTTGGCAAACGCACTTCAAGTCCTTTGCGGGAACCAGTGAGATGAATAACTCTTTTTTCAACCTGCATGATGATAACTCCGGCGGCGCTGAGTCATTCTTGACGAACAACAACATGCCGTGGGCGATCAACATTCGTGACGAGTGGGATCATCCGATTGAAAACGTCGACATCAGTAAAGCGTATCCCGATTTCCCAACTTGGGTAACCAGCAGTGGCGAGTCAGAAACAACGTGGTACCAAGCCTCAACCGCTAACAAAGTAATTCCTGCAACTCAGCAGTAA
- a CDS encoding VOC family protein, with translation MENLNIVEIKSFVPAKDYALSKRFYEAIGFDMASDFGDVAYFSQGSCAFLLQNFYEPEHGNNFMMHLLVEDAESWHQHLSKVGHEEFGSRLTELVEQPWGMRECCLFDPSGVLWRIGQNMNTD, from the coding sequence ATGGAAAACCTCAATATTGTTGAAATCAAATCATTTGTTCCAGCGAAAGATTACGCGCTCTCAAAACGTTTTTATGAGGCGATAGGCTTTGATATGGCGTCAGACTTCGGTGATGTGGCGTACTTCTCTCAAGGCAGTTGCGCGTTTCTTTTACAGAATTTTTATGAGCCAGAACACGGCAACAACTTCATGATGCACTTGCTCGTAGAAGACGCAGAAAGCTGGCATCAGCACTTGTCCAAAGTGGGTCATGAAGAATTTGGTTCGCGTTTAACTGAGCTGGTCGAGCAACCTTGGGGTATGCGCGAATGTTGTTTGTTTGACCCTAGTGGCGTTTTATGGCGAATCGGTCAGAACATGAATACTGATTAA
- a CDS encoding cation:proton antiporter, protein MQVGNEALVLSAVGVIGLGCQWLAWRLRLPAILFLLLAGLIVGPFMQWLKPDEILGNLLFPLVSLAVAVILFEGSLTLNFKEIRGVSGSVWSIVSIGAIISWAATSVATHYFLGFTWELAMLFGSLTVVTGPTVIVPLLRTVRPNSTLANILRWEGILIDPLGALFVVMVYEFIVSHSAVNSMEVFGTIIAVGVILGVASGAAVATVLRRAWLPEYLQPFAVLMVVLGVFSVSNHIESEAGLLTVTVMGMWLANAKDINIQQILHFKEHLTILLITGLFIFLAARISLDDFAALGSGALLLFVFMQLVSRPLSIFLSTMRSNLNLKDKLFLSWVAPRGIVAASISSLFAIKLTEYGVDGASLLVPMTFMVIIGTVVLQSATARPMAIALGVAEPAPRGFLLIGANRVAREIGQALARYDRRVLMTDSNWEYISQVRMMGLDYYYGNPISSHADDNLNMIGIGQVVALTPDQHFNIMACMQFVDEFGEDKVHCLQKVKTNGNGSEKHSVAQEYHGKLLMGGNVSYTQLASLLSRGAEIKHTKLSENFTYQDYLEHHKTNLVLPLFNVEDKGKIQFCDDPDQFAPSTTSTIVSLILPESAQ, encoded by the coding sequence ATGCAAGTGGGTAATGAAGCGCTGGTGCTGTCAGCGGTAGGGGTCATTGGTTTGGGCTGTCAGTGGTTAGCTTGGCGGCTGCGCTTGCCAGCCATTTTGTTTTTGCTGTTGGCTGGCCTCATCGTCGGGCCATTTATGCAATGGCTCAAACCCGATGAAATTTTGGGAAACTTGCTCTTTCCGCTGGTCTCATTAGCGGTGGCAGTCATTTTATTTGAAGGCAGTTTGACCTTAAATTTTAAAGAAATTCGTGGCGTGAGTGGGTCGGTATGGAGCATTGTTTCCATCGGGGCGATCATCTCGTGGGCGGCAACCAGTGTTGCGACACACTATTTCCTTGGCTTTACATGGGAGCTCGCCATGTTGTTCGGCAGCTTAACCGTCGTCACGGGGCCGACAGTTATCGTGCCGCTGCTTCGGACGGTAAGGCCTAACAGTACACTTGCCAATATTTTGCGCTGGGAAGGGATCTTAATCGACCCTCTTGGTGCGCTATTTGTGGTGATGGTGTATGAGTTTATCGTGTCGCACAGCGCCGTAAACAGCATGGAAGTCTTTGGCACCATCATTGCCGTAGGTGTCATTTTAGGTGTGGCGTCTGGTGCAGCCGTAGCGACGGTATTGCGTCGAGCGTGGTTGCCGGAATACTTGCAGCCTTTTGCGGTTTTAATGGTGGTACTGGGCGTATTTTCGGTCTCTAACCACATCGAATCTGAAGCGGGGTTATTAACCGTTACCGTGATGGGTATGTGGCTTGCCAACGCGAAAGACATCAACATTCAGCAAATTCTGCATTTTAAAGAGCACTTGACCATTTTGTTGATCACTGGCTTGTTCATCTTCCTTGCGGCTCGAATCAGCTTGGATGATTTTGCAGCGCTGGGCAGTGGTGCGTTGCTGCTGTTTGTCTTTATGCAGTTGGTGTCGCGCCCGTTATCGATTTTTCTTTCTACGATGCGCAGCAACTTGAACCTTAAAGACAAGCTCTTTTTGTCTTGGGTGGCACCACGCGGTATTGTTGCTGCGTCGATTTCTTCTCTGTTTGCGATTAAATTGACCGAATACGGAGTCGATGGAGCAAGCTTACTGGTGCCAATGACCTTTATGGTGATCATCGGTACGGTGGTATTACAAAGTGCCACTGCTCGCCCTATGGCGATTGCATTGGGTGTCGCTGAACCTGCGCCGAGAGGCTTCCTACTTATTGGGGCGAACCGAGTCGCACGTGAAATTGGCCAAGCGTTAGCGCGTTATGATCGACGTGTATTGATGACGGACTCAAACTGGGAGTACATCAGCCAAGTTCGTATGATGGGCCTGGATTATTATTACGGTAACCCGATTTCTAGCCATGCGGATGACAACCTGAACATGATTGGCATTGGTCAAGTGGTCGCACTCACGCCAGATCAACACTTCAACATCATGGCTTGTATGCAATTTGTCGACGAGTTTGGCGAAGATAAAGTGCATTGTCTGCAAAAAGTGAAGACGAATGGAAACGGCAGTGAAAAGCACTCTGTTGCTCAGGAGTATCACGGCAAGCTGTTGATGGGGGGCAATGTTAGTTACACCCAGCTAGCGAGCCTGTTAAGCCGAGGTGCGGAAATCAAGCACACCAAACTGAGTGAGAACTTCACTTACCAAGATTATTTGGAACATCACAAAACCAATTTGGTGCTCCCGCTGTTTAATGTCGAAGACAAAGGCAAAATCCAATTCTGTGATGATCCGGATCAGTTTGCGCCAAGTACGACAAGTACCATTGTGTCGCTAATTCTGCCTGAAAGCGCACAATAG
- a CDS encoding DUF3012 domain-containing protein, whose product MKKLVMLMLAVSALTACSDEVGTEGWCNDMRDKPKTEWTADNAVDFAKHCVLQDGVGSEQWCESLKDKPKGDWTANEATSFTKHCIF is encoded by the coding sequence ATGAAAAAACTAGTCATGCTGATGTTAGCTGTGTCTGCTTTAACTGCTTGTAGCGATGAAGTGGGCACCGAAGGCTGGTGTAACGACATGCGCGATAAGCCAAAAACAGAATGGACAGCAGACAATGCCGTCGATTTTGCAAAGCACTGTGTTCTTCAAGATGGTGTTGGCAGCGAGCAATGGTGTGAGAGCTTGAAAGACAAGCCAAAAGGTGACTGGACAGCAAACGAAGCAACCAGCTTTACTAAGCACTGCATTTTCTAA